One genomic region from Methanobrevibacter oralis encodes:
- a CDS encoding MnmC family methyltransferase, with translation MNHENIFNLVDQYFDEERSGRNNESRVDFFNSYNELFVLTEDGSYSINSKEINNKIETLHTSTGAISESFEKFIKAVKFDYAKDIAILDICAGLGYNTSAAIGNFIKNSDNTNLKVDMVEISKATLACGLLVPSPIKEHDITKKAIENELIKSNYARLSLEQSEIPDNIEINVYIEDARQCIQKLKSKSYDAIFLDPFSQNMSPELFSVDLFKEFKRVIKDDGIIATYTSSAPVRAAFIEAGFYIGLGPIFGRKQGGTLASPNPSMLDTSLLKNDEIRIALSDVGIPFRDPNLSNSSEDILNKRQEERHNARHNTKISSAVKTPIFLGDEVSDKKLKRRVERNLAKMNITSTTSKEAFYILEAEKDYTQKQYAKNNSRIRIINLAKKLEEVKNGNHGAI, from the coding sequence ATGAATCATGAAAATATTTTTAATTTAGTTGATCAATATTTCGATGAAGAAAGAAGTGGTCGAAATAATGAATCTAGAGTTGATTTTTTTAACAGTTACAATGAACTTTTTGTTTTAACAGAAGATGGATCTTATTCTATTAACTCAAAAGAAATAAATAATAAAATTGAAACCTTACATACATCTACCGGAGCAATTAGTGAGTCATTTGAAAAATTTATTAAAGCAGTGAAGTTTGACTATGCAAAAGACATTGCCATTTTAGATATTTGTGCAGGACTCGGATATAACACATCAGCAGCTATTGGAAACTTTATTAAAAATAGTGACAATACAAATTTAAAGGTAGATATGGTTGAAATTTCAAAAGCCACCCTTGCATGTGGTCTTTTAGTACCATCCCCAATTAAAGAACATGATATTACTAAAAAAGCAATTGAAAACGAACTTATAAAAAGCAATTATGCAAGATTATCTCTAGAACAAAGCGAAATTCCAGATAACATTGAAATCAATGTATATATTGAAGATGCAAGACAGTGCATTCAAAAACTCAAATCAAAAAGTTATGATGCCATATTTCTAGATCCATTTAGCCAAAATATGTCACCAGAATTGTTTTCAGTTGATTTATTTAAAGAATTTAAGCGTGTGATAAAAGATGATGGAATTATAGCTACTTATACTTCTTCTGCACCGGTTAGAGCCGCATTTATTGAAGCTGGATTTTACATTGGTCTAGGCCCTATTTTTGGAAGAAAACAAGGTGGAACCCTCGCTAGTCCAAATCCATCAATGTTAGATACATCTCTACTAAAGAATGATGAAATAAGAATTGCACTATCTGATGTTGGAATTCCTTTTAGAGATCCTAATTTATCTAATTCAAGCGAAGATATCTTGAATAAACGACAAGAAGAACGTCACAATGCAAGACATAATACTAAAATATCCTCAGCAGTTAAAACTCCCATCTTTTTAGGTGATGAAGTAAGTGATAAAAAGTTAAAAAGACGTGTGGAGCGTAACTTAGCTAAAATGAATATAACATCAACAACATCAAAAGAAGCGTTTTATATTCTTGAAGCTGAAAAAGATTATACACAAAAGCAATATGCAAAAAACAATTCAAGAATTAGAATCATAAATTTGGCTAAAAAGCTAGAAGAAGTTAAAAATGGAAATCATGGAGCAATATAA
- the tgtA gene encoding tRNA guanosine(15) transglycosylase TgtA, giving the protein MFEIKAKDNRGRVGVLKTRHGDVKTPNLMPVIHPRKQVIDVAKYGADIVITNAYLIYKDEDLKKEAIEKGLHELINFDGPIMTDSGSFQLSVYGDVEITNKEVIEFQELIKTDIGTSLDVPTAPFVTRKEAEDDLEITLKRAKEAVEYKNKQNMEMLLNSVVQGSTFLDLRQKCGDELTKLGADLYPIGAVVPLMESYHYKELVDVVMNSVSHLPDSVPRHLMGAGHPMIFALAVAMGCDLFDSAAYILYAEDDRLLSTRGTFKLENLKEMPCSCEVCCRYTPDDLRAMPKEKRRDLIAQHNLNVSFAELRLIRQAIYDGSLMELVEERCRAHPKLLEAVRQLGNYKDDLEKYDPRSKKSAFFYTGPESLYRSEVVRHIKKLRKMPKKRDLIVLPPSRKPYSKFIRGKLGDFYIYGSEQEIDLDNTDFMVLDVPFGLVPLDIDEIYPLSQNDSPKIHDVSSIEFIEDFLSEFVEYYEQVLIHSKIIKDLGIGLYNKCLSDLDIVYKKDDVKKLKAIADYQFGIGAGDALFTGNINVEKSKKTGKIRHVYDGKVLIVNMRASDSYLILSKEGAKRLHNKMPYPLNRVIVNKDSEPFALDGKSVFCKFVVDCDYDIRARDEVLIVNEEDKLLAYGKSLLSACEIKEFESGQAIKTRKGMKK; this is encoded by the coding sequence ATGTTTGAAATTAAAGCAAAAGATAATAGAGGTAGAGTTGGTGTTTTAAAAACAAGGCACGGTGATGTTAAAACACCTAATTTAATGCCAGTAATTCATCCACGTAAACAAGTAATTGATGTAGCTAAATATGGGGCTGATATTGTAATTACTAATGCTTATTTGATTTATAAAGACGAAGATTTAAAAAAGGAAGCTATTGAAAAAGGATTACATGAACTAATTAATTTTGACGGACCAATAATGACTGATTCAGGTTCATTTCAACTATCTGTTTATGGTGATGTTGAAATTACAAATAAAGAAGTAATTGAGTTTCAAGAATTAATTAAAACAGATATTGGAACTAGTTTAGATGTTCCAACAGCACCATTTGTCACTCGCAAAGAAGCTGAAGATGACTTAGAAATTACACTTAAAAGAGCAAAAGAAGCAGTTGAATATAAAAATAAGCAGAATATGGAAATGCTTTTAAATTCGGTTGTTCAAGGTTCAACATTTCTAGATTTACGTCAAAAGTGTGGTGATGAACTTACTAAGTTAGGTGCAGATTTATATCCAATAGGTGCAGTGGTGCCTCTAATGGAGTCATATCACTACAAAGAATTAGTTGATGTTGTAATGAATTCAGTTTCACACTTACCAGATAGTGTTCCTCGCCATTTGATGGGTGCAGGCCATCCAATGATATTTGCACTAGCAGTAGCTATGGGATGTGATTTATTTGACTCAGCAGCCTATATTTTATATGCTGAAGATGACCGGCTGCTTTCTACAAGAGGAACATTCAAATTGGAAAACTTAAAAGAAATGCCTTGTTCTTGTGAAGTATGTTGTAGGTACACTCCTGATGATTTACGGGCAATGCCAAAAGAAAAAAGAAGAGATTTAATAGCCCAACATAATTTAAATGTTTCATTTGCCGAGTTAAGATTAATTAGACAAGCTATTTATGATGGTAGTTTAATGGAACTTGTTGAAGAACGTTGTAGAGCTCATCCAAAACTTCTTGAAGCTGTTAGGCAACTTGGAAATTACAAGGATGATTTAGAAAAATACGATCCAAGAAGTAAAAAATCAGCATTTTTCTATACAGGACCAGAATCATTATATAGAAGCGAAGTAGTAAGACATATTAAAAAATTGCGAAAAATGCCTAAAAAACGTGATTTAATAGTTCTTCCACCATCTAGAAAACCTTACTCAAAATTTATAAGGGGTAAACTTGGTGATTTTTATATTTATGGATCAGAACAGGAGATTGATTTAGATAATACTGATTTTATGGTTTTAGATGTTCCATTCGGTCTTGTGCCACTTGATATTGATGAAATTTATCCACTAAGTCAAAATGATTCTCCTAAAATCCATGATGTTAGCAGTATTGAGTTTATTGAGGACTTTTTATCGGAATTTGTTGAATATTATGAACAAGTTTTAATTCATTCAAAAATCATTAAAGATCTAGGTATTGGATTATATAATAAATGTTTAAGTGATTTAGACATTGTATACAAAAAGGATGATGTTAAAAAGCTCAAAGCAATAGCTGACTATCAATTTGGTATCGGAGCAGGCGATGCGCTATTTACTGGCAATATAAATGTTGAGAAAAGTAAAAAAACAGGAAAAATTAGGCATGTTTATGATGGAAAAGTTTTAATTGTAAACATGCGAGCTTCTGATTCATATTTAATATTATCAAAAGAAGGAGCGAAAAGACTTCATAATAAAATGCCATATCCACTAAATAGGGTGATTGTTAATAAAGACTCAGAACCATTTGCCCTTGATGGAAAAAGTGTATTTTGTAAATTTGTAGTTGATTGTGATTATGATATAAGAGCTCGTGATGAAGTTTTGATTGTAAATGAAGAGGATAAATTATTAGCTTACGGTAAATCTCTTTTATCTGCATGCGAAATTAAAGAATTTGAAAGTGGACAAGCTATTAAAACACGTAAAGGAATGAAAAAATAA
- a CDS encoding class I SAM-dependent methyltransferase produces MTDEDKIYTGHHIEDKELIKNARKPEGELGHQILDRMNKSHELMARWGVSYFKVVPENKILDIGCGGGRNLERFSKQISDEGKVVGIDYSEVSIEKSIKHNQKAIDEGKVEVIQGSVSEMPFEDESFDIATAFETIYFWPDFINDLKEVYRVLKKGGFIFICNEAIYEEGKMDKYDDLVELLDMKIYSEDVLKASLENAGFVEFKAHIQKDEGWICLTARKD; encoded by the coding sequence ATGACAGATGAAGATAAAATCTATACTGGACATCATATTGAAGATAAAGAATTAATTAAAAATGCAAGAAAACCCGAAGGTGAATTAGGTCACCAAATTCTTGATAGAATGAATAAATCCCATGAACTAATGGCTAGGTGGGGAGTAAGTTATTTTAAAGTTGTTCCTGAAAATAAAATATTGGACATTGGATGTGGTGGTGGAAGAAACTTAGAGAGATTCTCTAAACAAATATCCGATGAAGGTAAGGTTGTAGGAATAGATTATTCAGAAGTCAGTATTGAAAAATCAATTAAACATAATCAAAAAGCTATTGATGAGGGTAAAGTTGAAGTAATACAAGGATCTGTTTCTGAAATGCCTTTTGAAGATGAAAGTTTTGATATTGCAACAGCTTTTGAAACAATTTATTTTTGGCCAGATTTTATTAATGACTTGAAAGAAGTTTACAGGGTTCTTAAAAAAGGTGGGTTTATATTCATTTGTAATGAAGCAATCTATGAAGAAGGAAAAATGGATAAATATGATGATTTAGTTGAATTATTAGATATGAAAATTTATTCTGAGGATGTTTTAAAAGCATCTCTTGAAAACGCAGGATTTGTTGAATTTAAAGCCCATATTCAAAAGGATGAAGGCTGGATTTGTTTAACTGCAAGAAAAGATTGA
- a CDS encoding hydroxymethylglutaryl-CoA synthase has translation MVGIVGYGAHVPSYRIKVEEIAKVWGDDPVALSRGLIVNEKSVPSADEDTATIAVTAARYALARAQIDPRKIGAVYVGSESHPYAVKPTATIVAEAVGATPELTAADLEFACKAGTAGIQMSMGLVESDMIEYGLAIGADTSQGAPGDALEYTASAGGAAYIIGKKDTLADINETYSFTTDTPDFYRREGQDYPSHGGRFTGEPAYFKHVLNAAKGLFEKTDSKAEDYDHACFHQPNGKFYLRAGKKLGFNSEQVKHGLLTPDIGNTYSGAVPLGLSNILDVAEPGDKIFVVSYGSGAGSDAFTLTVNEELKERRDLAPKTQNIINDKQYVDYAVYAKFKGKIKM, from the coding sequence ATGGTAGGAATTGTAGGATATGGGGCACATGTGCCTTCATATAGAATTAAAGTAGAAGAAATTGCAAAAGTATGGGGTGATGACCCTGTTGCATTATCAAGAGGATTAATTGTTAATGAAAAGTCAGTTCCTTCTGCTGATGAGGATACTGCTACTATTGCAGTAACTGCTGCTAGATATGCTCTAGCAAGAGCTCAAATTGATCCAAGAAAAATTGGTGCGGTTTATGTTGGTTCAGAATCACATCCATATGCAGTTAAACCAACAGCCACTATTGTTGCTGAAGCTGTAGGAGCTACTCCTGAGTTAACTGCTGCTGATTTAGAATTTGCATGCAAAGCAGGAACTGCAGGTATTCAAATGTCTATGGGTCTTGTTGAGTCAGACATGATTGAATATGGATTAGCTATTGGTGCCGATACTTCTCAAGGGGCACCTGGTGATGCTTTAGAATATACTGCATCTGCTGGTGGGGCTGCTTATATTATTGGTAAAAAAGACACCTTAGCTGATATTAATGAAACTTACAGTTTTACAACCGATACTCCAGATTTCTATAGGCGTGAAGGTCAGGATTATCCATCTCATGGTGGACGTTTCACAGGAGAGCCAGCATACTTTAAGCATGTTTTAAATGCTGCTAAAGGTTTATTTGAAAAAACCGATTCAAAAGCAGAAGATTATGATCATGCTTGTTTCCACCAACCAAATGGTAAATTTTACTTAAGGGCAGGTAAGAAATTAGGATTTAATTCAGAACAAGTTAAACATGGTCTTTTAACTCCTGACATTGGAAATACTTATTCTGGTGCTGTTCCTTTAGGATTATCTAATATTTTGGATGTTGCAGAACCAGGAGACAAAATATTTGTTGTTTCATATGGATCTGGTGCAGGTAGTGATGCTTTCACATTAACTGTAAATGAAGAACTCAAAGAAAGAAGAGATTTAGCTCCAAAAACACAAAACATAATTAATGATAAACAATATGTTGATTATGCAGTTTATGCTAAATTCAAAGGTAAAATAAAAATGTAG
- a CDS encoding thiolase domain-containing protein, with the protein MRDVAIIGVSQTKFGELWDSSFRDLIAEAGVKVISDAGVEGADIEAMYVGNMSSGLFVEQEHIAALISDHVGLNPIPCTRVEAACASGGLALRQGIMAVASGFHDVVISAGVEKMTDVVDATPAIATASDQEWEAQQGANFPSLYAMIAKRHMYEYGTTREQLAQFSVVNHKNASNNPNAQYPFEISVDKVLNSTKVADPLTLLDCSPVSDGAAAVIMVPAEDAKKYTDTPIYVKASAQASGTLTLHDRKDITTIESTKVASRKAYEMAGVATKDIDLTEVHDCFSINGLLAVEDLGFAEKGKGGIAIEEGQTEIGGDFPINTSGGLKARGHPLGATGIAQVAEVVWQLRGDAGKRQVDGAEIGMTHNIGGTGGTAAVHIFGRDRN; encoded by the coding sequence ATGAGAGATGTTGCGATTATAGGAGTTTCACAAACTAAATTTGGGGAATTATGGGATTCATCTTTTAGAGATTTAATAGCTGAAGCTGGTGTGAAAGTTATTAGTGATGCTGGTGTTGAAGGTGCAGATATTGAAGCGATGTATGTTGGAAACATGTCTTCTGGATTATTTGTAGAGCAAGAACATATTGCTGCATTAATTTCCGATCATGTAGGACTTAATCCAATTCCATGTACAAGAGTAGAAGCTGCTTGTGCATCTGGAGGTTTAGCATTAAGACAAGGTATTATGGCAGTTGCATCTGGCTTTCATGATGTTGTGATTTCTGCAGGTGTAGAAAAAATGACTGATGTTGTTGATGCAACTCCAGCTATTGCTACTGCATCTGATCAAGAATGGGAAGCACAACAAGGTGCAAATTTCCCATCATTATATGCAATGATTGCAAAAAGACACATGTATGAATATGGGACTACCCGTGAACAATTAGCCCAATTTTCTGTTGTAAATCATAAAAATGCATCTAACAATCCTAATGCCCAATATCCATTTGAAATTAGTGTTGATAAAGTTTTGAACTCTACAAAAGTAGCTGACCCTTTAACACTACTTGACTGTTCTCCGGTTAGTGATGGGGCTGCTGCGGTTATAATGGTGCCTGCTGAAGATGCTAAAAAATACACAGATACTCCAATTTATGTAAAAGCTTCTGCACAGGCTTCCGGAACATTGACATTACATGATAGAAAAGACATAACTACTATCGAATCTACAAAAGTAGCTTCTAGAAAAGCTTATGAAATGGCAGGAGTAGCTACTAAAGATATTGACCTTACAGAAGTACACGATTGTTTTTCAATTAATGGTCTTTTAGCTGTAGAAGACTTAGGATTTGCTGAAAAAGGTAAAGGTGGAATAGCTATTGAAGAAGGTCAAACTGAAATTGGTGGGGATTTCCCAATTAACACTTCAGGTGGTTTAAAAGCACGTGGACACCCACTTGGTGCTACTGGTATTGCACAAGTTGCTGAAGTTGTATGGCAACTTAGAGGAGATGCTGGTAAACGCCAAGTTGATGGAGCAGAAATCGGTATGACTCATAACATCGGAGGTACTGGAGGTACTGCTGCAGTTCATATTTTTGGAAGAGACAGAAATTAA
- a CDS encoding DUF1848 domain-containing protein, producing the protein MSPDIVSDNMIINVGGRTDIVNYYTPWLLNRLEEGYAYSRNPFARENLYKLSLKPEDVDCLLFCSKNYQPILKHIGSIDEKYNILCNYAITAYGNDIEPKVPSINQSIKTLKRLSDIVGSNKILWRYDPILLTEKYTVEKHLETFEYMASEIAPLVYRCIFSFVDMYKKVKENMPEIIPLTEEDKVKLLKGIGEISKKYNLYTQSCATNESYEKYGIHAAGCTTREILEQAHNVVYKNVKGSGIRENCHCIPSRDIGAYNSCLSECKYCYANRKPEIPRNVIKLHDEKSPLLLGHLKENDNLIETKVIRFIEPKQTTLFDY; encoded by the coding sequence ATGTCACCAGATATAGTAAGTGATAACATGATAATAAATGTTGGCGGAAGAACAGATATAGTGAACTACTACACTCCATGGCTACTGAACAGACTTGAAGAGGGATATGCATATTCAAGAAATCCATTTGCAAGAGAGAATTTATACAAGTTAAGCTTAAAGCCTGAAGATGTGGATTGCTTATTGTTCTGCTCCAAGAACTACCAACCTATACTGAAACATATAGGTAGTATTGATGAAAAGTACAATATATTGTGCAACTACGCGATTACTGCATATGGCAATGACATAGAACCAAAAGTCCCATCAATAAATCAATCTATTAAAACGTTGAAAAGATTATCTGATATTGTTGGTAGCAATAAGATTCTCTGGAGATATGATCCGATACTTCTGACTGAAAAATATACTGTTGAAAAACATTTGGAAACATTTGAATATATGGCTTCAGAAATTGCACCTCTGGTTTACAGATGCATATTCAGCTTTGTTGATATGTACAAAAAAGTTAAAGAGAATATGCCTGAAATAATTCCACTTACTGAGGAAGATAAAGTGAAGCTATTGAAAGGGATTGGTGAGATATCAAAAAAATATAATCTATATACTCAATCATGTGCAACAAATGAAAGCTATGAAAAATATGGTATACATGCTGCAGGTTGCACAACCAGAGAAATATTGGAACAGGCACACAATGTAGTGTATAAAAATGTTAAAGGAAGTGGAATTAGGGAAAATTGTCACTGCATTCCATCAAGAGACATAGGCGCTTATAATTCTTGTTTAAGTGAATGTAAATATTGCTACGCCAACCGAAAACCTGAAATTCCCAGAAATGTTATAAAACTGCATGATGAGAAGTCACCATTATTGCTTGGGCACCTTAAAGAAAATGATAATCTAATTGAAACAAAGGTAATAAGATTTATTGAACCTAAACAGACAACTTTATTTGATTATTAA
- a CDS encoding DUF2085 domain-containing protein, which yields MGIYEIIFRTCGHLCHQKSERSFFIGNYQFPFCARCSGILFGVLIGLPISLAVPFENFYLIIFLWIPMIIDGLVQKHTSYLSNNRRRLITGLLFGFGYMYVFMMLDRMFW from the coding sequence ATGGGCATTTATGAGATTATATTTAGAACCTGCGGTCATTTATGTCATCAAAAGTCTGAAAGAAGTTTCTTCATAGGAAACTATCAATTTCCATTTTGTGCTCGTTGCAGTGGAATATTATTTGGAGTACTAATTGGATTACCCATTTCACTTGCAGTACCATTTGAAAACTTTTATTTGATAATCTTTTTATGGATTCCAATGATTATTGATGGTTTAGTACAAAAACATACTTCATATTTAAGTAATAATCGAAGAAGATTAATTACTGGCTTATTATTTGGATTTGGATATATGTATGTATTTATGATGTTAGATAGGATGTTTTGGTGA